In the genome of Crassostrea angulata isolate pt1a10 chromosome 6, ASM2561291v2, whole genome shotgun sequence, the window ACACGGCGCCTTTTAATTATTACGAATTCTGGTTGAACCATGCAATATATCGTACACTCCTCTTTCCAAAATACGGCATTTAAAACCTCTGAACTTGCCATTTCTATAAAGAAGTGTGAAGTGTCATTATTGAAAGAATGCTTGTATGTATGCAAGCATACCTTTGAAGTAAATTTATACAGCGTGAAAAAGATGCGTCAAAAAGTCAAAAGCCAGGTGTAGTTTTTTTTGTGAAGTCCGAAGCACTTGTAGTCATGATCaagaactgttttttttttttaaatcaaacaattaatCAGTTCTTTAAACTCTGATATATTATTTAGTCTTTATAgtttttgttaaacaaaacGTAAAATATCGGCAATATGAACGCGTATTAATTATTCTTAATAACTTATTATTGTGCATGCGattttttttgagaaaaaaacttAAACCCTTAAAATTTACGAActcctatttacatgtatttgaaaaataattctaTAATAGTTGTCTCACCCAAAATATAAATTGCTAGTGGTACAAATGAAAATTTCGAAGATTCGAGAGTGAATTTTTGGtacatgaaaaatgacaataacagtGTATAGAAATCATATACAAAGCCCGGCCAAGGTTTCACTCCTGCTACCATAGGCAGTCTATCTGGGTTCCGgatgtttcattttaaatgaattcgTCAGAAATCAACGTTACCGGAGTAGCTCGTTTTGTGTTTTCCCGTTTAACCGCCTTCCCTTTGAtaagtaaacattttatttatttatgtataaaagTAACAAAGAGCAAACAAGCACTCCAAACGAAACGTACAAGAATGTATTGTAAACTGGCATTACCTGTTTCAGATAaatcttgcttttttatctATTTCACATACACTGTATATGATTGTTAATATTTAGTTCATAGATTTAAGAAGGTAGAAATGGAAAGTGAGATGATGAGGTAAGTTTTTCgttttagtaaaataaaattaatcacGTACTATAGTAAACATGATTGAATTTTAATGGTCACATTTATAAAAGTGTTGTTGAAATTCCTTGCATTGATATATCAATTAAAGCAATAGAGCGAATActagcaaaagaaaaaaaataatgatttatactAACGATGGTTAATTTTGTAGATAGGTAGAAGCCTTTCAGAAATACAACACAACTAGCGAAAAGGATGCCTCAGACAATGAACAAAAAGGTTTTGCTGCAGAGCAAAATGACGCCATGTGGAAAAGATTCGGCGAGATACGGCACGTGGAACTTAGACAAAGTAACCCGAAGGAGGGCCATAAAGCTAAACGAGCAACAAGTGCAAAGACAGCAACACCTGTGTCAGGTGTTAGACAGgcaaaaatataacattttatccAGAGCCCATCGCGCAATGGAGGAACTGTTAGAGAGAGGCACGGAACTGGAGAAAGAGGGCAAAATCAGGCGGATGTTGATAGAACGAAATCTGGTCAACAATGAGGTCAATAGGAAAGCAATGGAGAAAATGTTAAAACGTGAAAAGAACATGCCGAACGCTCCCTGTCATAACAGCCTTAAGAGTACGGAGGATCATGTTTGGGTCAGTGAAATGCCAAAAAATAGCGATCAAAAGTTCAAAATTAAtaatcaaattgatttaaaggAATCGCAGATATCTCTACAGCGATTGCAAGAAATGCATGTGTTTGAAGTATCATCAAACACTGGTGCAACACAAAGGTGGCACTTACCTGTTCATTCCATGTTTTCCAGATTTGTGGCCAATCTTCGGACTTCTCACAACGCAAAGAAAGTTAAAGACAAACTTAACAAGTAAAAGTCAAATAGAAATTGCGATCTGAACATTTGTATATCATGTCCACAGATtgaatttgcaaaataaattttgttttttgaggaTGTGACTGATATTTATTTCCTGGGataaaatggttaacatttATGTGTCAGTGAACGCATTATGCTGGTCAGCGTGTGAGGTGAGAAGCTCAAactatttttctatttcaagTTTTAATCAGATTATTAATTTCAACATCGATAGTTGGAGCTGTTTTGGCTTAAGACCTATCTTCATGTACctattatgattttattgtaaattttaggGCGACCTGCCCCATTAAttgatatgtatatataattaccccccccccccccaaaaaaaataataataaaaaaggaagaaagaCTCTTTCTTCACCAAGGCCGTGAAGGGATGGGTCAACTTTTGTACAATTCttaagatttgttttatattcgAACTTTCCCTATAAATTTCACAGTTTTTAAAAGCGGGGGAGACAGGCGGCtcatttatttcaacatttatctacatgtaaatttgaGAAAATGGTTTAAAGGAACTGAGAAGGGCCAAGTCCAAGCTCCCAGCAATATTACACCTGCCTAACTTAGATATTGTGACAATCACATGTCATTACAACGTCGAAAACGGaggcgcctgtaaagtgcgaaacgaaatcgaaacgaaacgaaaccaatcgaaacgaaacaaaaccaaaccaaaaatcgaaacgaaacaaaaaaaaaaaaaacacataataaagtaaaaaactGATTTACATTATAATATCCATATCTTTTTGTACGCACTTCAgtttggagagagagaaagaaagagagagagagaggatgattatactgtaaacgtattaaaaACTGTCTTTAGTcctttggctgtgtattctattttgcgTTTTTGGTGGAAAACGGCGTCCGCAAAATCAGGTACAttgccaaatgtaaaatatataagtagataaaaaggtaaattcagaaatgcgctaaatcaaatccatgctaacttgttgaaaaattatattccgccaaatatcaTAAACCCTAAATAAattacgtttacagtatttacggAGACATTCCAACAAATTACGACGTCCAAATTCATGctatacatattaaaacaattcttatcatatgttagaaactggtaaccaaccagtatgctctaaatcacattgtattcgatcgtttcatttttacaatatttcaaatcgatagaaagaaaattgttgCTAGAATGTCTCCTTCAGTATCATCATtatatctctatctctctctctctttctctctctctcccaaactTGCGTATATACACCCCCCATTTTAGACTCCAAGGAGTCTGTTTGTATTGTAATGTATTGTATGGATTGTTGTAAACTGATGGGCTGTATTGCCTAAGgttaaatttatgaataaaatgaataaaataatacaataatactttgctatgtgatgtcgctgataagttttaaggcatctctctctctctctctctctctctctctctctctctctctctaaacatctgaatatcatttaatgaaacaaattagaaacattaaaaggtataggaatgtacatcaGTTATTTACatgattatataaattttgaaaatttctgatAATCagcttaaaaatttacagcggcaatctgaaacatacaggtagGTATATTTTAAGgttcaaaaatttcaatgaatttattaattttcacttttatgtagtcaaaattgatattagttttgtttaaattccgtttcgttttGTTTCGGGTTTCGGTTTCGTTTCGTTCGGTTTCGTTTctatttcgtttcgcactttacaggcgccctcGAAAACGGGGTGCCTGcgagacttttttttattataacatcAGTGGCGTCGGAAACAAGAAAGAGAAGTACCGAACTTTTAACAGTAAGCCCATCATAAGATATTCGGATAAAGCAGAACTGTCCGTGTTACGTTTTGTATGTTTTTCAAACTTTTGATTtcctgtttaaaatttaaagagaaACGACACATGTGAGTgttttattttgtgtttaaagagaTGCTCAACACAAACCATGAACCATACTTTATTGAATTGTCAGGAAGTGAGACTATACGCGGAATACAAGCCAACAATGGGATACATAAATATTCAACTATTTTCTCAAAGGTAATCGTCAGAACATCTGTTTAATCCTACTCCGTAATTTCCCCCAAATTTACTTTTTACTGCCTTACTTGAATTTGAAGTAGATTCCAGGATAAATAACAAAGTAGAAAACATGTTTTTTGtcgtaatatgttttacggtgctattATTGAGGCGAACGCACCAAGAATTACACGtatattttgcattattttcaacttagtgatattttgataattattaacATCGAAGAATTTTTGTGtgtataagagagagagagagagagagagagagagaaggtcAAAAATAATCAGACAAAAAACATAACATAGACATGCTTCCCCTAAAATCGTTCTTTACTTTCAGAGAATTGATCAGtctgtaaaatgtaatttgtgtttaatttgatcaaatgtgcaaacaatatatattatctttcttttgtACCTTGTTGTTATCTgacttttttttcttggttcataatttttttttttttaatttgtatattattGCATGTTGGgccaaaaaaatatgtgtgtttcctatttcatcaaattttaaaataggttAGGTAGGTTggcttttattttattattttttttttttaaatgagcttTTAAGTTTTCCCCTTTCCTAGCATATGATTTGTCTATacaataagaaaatgtattttacaggtGGAGCAATCGTGGATAGAAACAAATGTTACAGAATGAAAGCTTTCTTAAATCAAAGGTTTATTTAGAATGTATACGAAGATTTCATCTTCATGtaaattatttatagaaaatataaatatgacagcCACTATAAATTATAGTATAATACTCATTAccacaaatatatcataaattggTTATTAGTTCTATTTTCCTGGTCAACTTACATAACAGTAAACATTAATATCGTAACTGTAAGTGTTGAATTCAGAAACGGAGGAAATTCTGGTTGATCAGACGAGAGCCTTAGAATTAaatcttttcaataattccaaaaaaaaaaaatgaatacataattaatggtttaagactaattttaaaaatttcatttgcaattgaactgcagcattttaaaatcatatttataatatgtgAATGATTGTTGGGCCTGTTCAAAGACTGATGTCTGCAGTGTCCACAcccagaaatataaaaaaaaaaactttgcctctgctttttt includes:
- the LOC128189164 gene encoding uncharacterized protein LOC128189164, translated to MPQTMNKKVLLQSKMTPCGKDSARYGTWNLDKVTRRRAIKLNEQQVQRQQHLCQVLDRQKYNILSRAHRAMEELLERGTELEKEGKIRRMLIERNLVNNEVNRKAMEKMLKREKNMPNAPCHNSLKSTEDHVWVSEMPKNSDQKFKINNQIDLKESQISLQRLQEMHVFEVSSNTGATQRWHLPVHSMFSRFVANLRTSHNAKKVKDKLNK